In Pseudomonas sp. PDNC002, the DNA window TTTCTGCCTCGGCTCAGACGCTTGGCACCCCTGCTGGCAGGATGCGTCATGCCGGGGGCCGGATCGCCTGCGGGACAAGCAGGGATCGGTGCGGCCCCCGGCGACGGTGAATCGCGGGTCGACTGGCACGGTCGGGGCAGGCGGGCCTATCCTCATTCGTCGACTTCCGCTGCGGCACCCCGTCGCGCGCGCCCTTCGCCATTTCCCTGGAGACACGCATGAACCTGCATCTTTCCGACAAGCTCGCCCTGGTCAGCGGTTCGACCAAGGGCATCGGTTTCGCCATCGCCCAAGGCCTGGCCCGCGAAGGGGCAAACGTCATCATCAATGGCCGCAGCCAGGGCTCGGTGGACGAAGCACTGAACCGGCTGCGCGCGGGACAGGCGGACGCCAAGGTGGAAGGCTTCGCCGGTGACCTGTCGGACCCGCAGCAGATCGCCGCGCTGGTACAGCGTTTCCCGGCGGTGGACGTGCTGGTGAACAACCTGGGCATCTTCGATCCCAAGCCCTTCGAGGACATCCCAGATGAAGACTGGGTGCGTTTCCTCGACGTCAACCTGCTTTCCGGAGTACGCCTGTCCCGCGCCTACCTGCCGGGCATGAAGCAGAAGAACTGGGGGCGCGTCGTGTTCATCAGCAGCGAAAGCGGCTTGGTGATCCCCGTGGAAATGATCCATTACGGCGTCACCAAGACGGCCCAGCTCAGCCTGTCCCGCGGGCTGGCGGAAACCTGCGTCGGCACCGGGGTGACGGTGAACGCGGTACTGCCGGGGCCGACCGCGTCCGAAGGCGTCAGTGAGTTCGTCGACAAGCTGTCCGGCGGCCAGCCGTTCGAGGAGTTCGAGGCGGAGTTCTTCCGCAGCGCACGGCCCAGTTCACTGCTGCAGCGCTTCGCGCGCCCGGAGGAGGTGGCCAACCTGGTGGTCTACGTCTGTTCCGAAGCGTCCTCCGCCACCAATGGCGCGGCGCTGCGGGTGGACGGCGGCGTGGTGCGCTCGCCGTTCTGATTCAGTCGGCGCTGCGGCTCTCGAACTCCAGCCCCAGCGCCAGCTCCCCACATCCGAGCTGGCTCAGCCACTGTTG includes these proteins:
- a CDS encoding SDR family oxidoreductase; this encodes MNLHLSDKLALVSGSTKGIGFAIAQGLAREGANVIINGRSQGSVDEALNRLRAGQADAKVEGFAGDLSDPQQIAALVQRFPAVDVLVNNLGIFDPKPFEDIPDEDWVRFLDVNLLSGVRLSRAYLPGMKQKNWGRVVFISSESGLVIPVEMIHYGVTKTAQLSLSRGLAETCVGTGVTVNAVLPGPTASEGVSEFVDKLSGGQPFEEFEAEFFRSARPSSLLQRFARPEEVANLVVYVCSEASSATNGAALRVDGGVVRSPF